The proteins below are encoded in one region of Mycobacterium shinjukuense:
- a CDS encoding integrase catalytic domain-containing protein, translating into MRIKGISTTKPSPLLRNSITIHTCSDEAPKVPGVIEADTVAHCGPSLIGEFARTLTMTDLVTGWTENASIRNNAAKWILEGIQECQQRFPFPMTVFDSDCGGEFINHDVAGWLQARDIAQTRSRPYQKNDQAHVESKNNHVVRKHAFYWRYDTGEELELLNRLWPLVSLRCNFFTPTKKPVGYTPTVNGRRKRIYDKPATPWQRLQASGVLDAQQLSTVAARIEGFNPADLTRQINAIQMQLLDLAKTKTEALATARHIDLQALQPSINRLAKAK; encoded by the coding sequence ATGCGCATCAAAGGCATCTCGACAACCAAACCCTCACCGTTGCTGCGTAATTCGATCACCATCCACACCTGTTCGGATGAGGCGCCCAAGGTCCCGGGGGTGATCGAGGCCGACACCGTGGCGCACTGCGGCCCGAGTCTGATCGGCGAGTTCGCCCGCACCCTGACGATGACCGATCTGGTGACCGGCTGGACCGAGAACGCCTCGATCCGCAACAACGCCGCCAAGTGGATCCTCGAGGGCATCCAGGAGTGCCAGCAGCGGTTCCCATTCCCGATGACGGTTTTCGATTCGGACTGCGGGGGCGAGTTCATCAATCACGACGTCGCCGGCTGGCTGCAGGCCCGCGACATCGCCCAGACTCGCTCCCGGCCGTACCAGAAGAACGACCAGGCCCATGTCGAGTCCAAGAACAACCATGTGGTGCGCAAACACGCGTTCTACTGGCGCTATGACACCGGCGAAGAGCTGGAGCTGCTCAACCGGCTGTGGCCGTTGGTGTCGCTGCGGTGCAACTTCTTCACCCCGACCAAAAAGCCCGTCGGCTACACCCCCACCGTCAACGGTCGCCGCAAGCGCATCTATGACAAGCCGGCCACCCCGTGGCAGCGCCTGCAGGCATCGGGCGTCCTTGATGCACAGCAACTCTCGACCGTGGCCGCCCGGATCGAAGGCTTCAACCCGGCCGATCTGACCCGCCAGATCAACGCGATCCAAATGCAGCTGCTCGACCTGGCCAAGACCAAGACCGAGGCCCTGGCCACCGCCCGCCACATCGACCTGCAAGCATTGCAACCGTCAATCAACCGATTGGCCAAGGCGAAGTAA
- the leuA gene encoding 2-isopropylmalate synthase — MTNSDSPDAYTASFKVRAIKKPAGPPRPGQPAWNPQRGSSMPVNRYRPFAEEVEPIRLADRTWPDRVIDRAPLWCAVDLRDGNQALIDPMSPARKRRMFDLLVRMGYKEIEVGFPSASQTDFDFVREIIEQDAIPDDVTIQVLTQCRPELIERTFEACAGAARAIVHFYNSTSILQRRVVFRADRAAVQAIATDGARKCVEEAAKYPGTQWRFEYSPESYTGTELEYARQVCDAVGEVIQPTPERPIIFNLPATVEMATPNVYADSIEWMSRNLANRESVILSLHPHNDRGTAVAAAELGFAAGADRIEGCLFGNGERTGNVCLVTLGLNLFSRGVDPQIDFSNIDEVRRTVEYCNQLPVHERHPYGGDLVYTAFSGSHQDAINKGLDAMKFDADAADTDVDDMLWQVPYLPIDPKDVGRTYEAVIRVNSQSGKGGVAYIMKTDHGLALPRRLQIEFSQVIQKITEGEGGEISPKEMWDAFTEEYLAPVWPLERIRQHLDAADEDGGMTSITATVRVNGVETEISGSGNGPLAAFVHALGGVGFDVAVLDYYEHAMSAGDDAQAAAYVEASVTIASAAQPGEAGRHASGPVTIASAAQPGEAGRHASGPVTIASAAQPGEAGRHADRPNRTVWGVGIAPSITTASLRAVVSAVNRAAR, encoded by the coding sequence GTGACTAATTCTGATTCACCCGACGCCTACACCGCGTCATTTAAGGTTCGCGCCATCAAAAAGCCGGCGGGCCCGCCCCGACCCGGCCAGCCAGCGTGGAATCCGCAGCGTGGCTCATCGATGCCGGTCAACCGGTACCGACCGTTCGCCGAGGAGGTCGAGCCCATCCGGCTGGCCGACCGCACCTGGCCCGACCGTGTCATCGATCGAGCACCCCTGTGGTGCGCGGTGGATTTGCGCGACGGCAACCAGGCGCTGATCGACCCGATGAGCCCGGCTCGCAAGCGTCGCATGTTCGACCTGCTGGTTCGCATGGGCTACAAGGAGATCGAGGTCGGGTTCCCGTCGGCCAGCCAGACCGACTTCGACTTCGTCAGAGAAATCATCGAACAGGATGCCATCCCTGATGATGTCACCATCCAGGTGCTGACCCAGTGCCGGCCGGAGTTGATCGAGCGGACCTTCGAGGCGTGCGCGGGTGCGGCGCGGGCCATCGTGCACTTCTACAACTCAACGTCAATCCTGCAGCGCCGCGTGGTTTTTCGCGCCGACCGGGCCGCCGTGCAGGCCATCGCGACCGACGGTGCTCGCAAGTGCGTCGAAGAGGCCGCCAAATACCCTGGGACGCAATGGCGGTTCGAGTACTCGCCGGAGTCCTACACCGGCACTGAACTGGAATACGCCAGACAAGTATGCGATGCGGTCGGCGAGGTCATTCAACCGACGCCGGAGCGCCCGATCATCTTCAACCTGCCCGCCACGGTGGAGATGGCCACACCCAACGTCTATGCCGACTCGATCGAGTGGATGAGCCGCAACCTGGCCAACCGGGAGTCCGTCATCCTGAGCCTGCATCCGCACAACGACCGCGGAACTGCCGTCGCCGCAGCCGAATTGGGGTTCGCCGCCGGAGCCGACCGGATCGAGGGCTGTCTGTTCGGCAACGGAGAGCGCACCGGCAACGTGTGCCTGGTGACGTTGGGGCTCAACCTGTTTTCGCGCGGCGTGGACCCGCAGATCGACTTCTCCAACATTGACGAGGTCCGGCGCACGGTGGAGTACTGCAACCAGTTGCCGGTCCATGAACGTCACCCCTACGGCGGAGACCTGGTCTACACCGCCTTTTCCGGCAGCCATCAGGACGCCATCAACAAGGGCTTGGACGCGATGAAGTTCGACGCCGATGCCGCCGACACCGACGTGGACGACATGCTGTGGCAGGTGCCGTATCTGCCGATCGACCCCAAGGATGTCGGACGCACCTACGAGGCGGTCATCCGGGTCAACTCGCAGTCCGGCAAGGGTGGGGTGGCCTACATCATGAAAACCGACCACGGCCTGGCTCTGCCGCGGCGGCTGCAGATCGAGTTTTCCCAAGTGATTCAGAAGATCACCGAGGGTGAGGGCGGTGAGATCTCACCCAAGGAGATGTGGGACGCGTTTACCGAGGAGTACCTGGCCCCAGTGTGGCCGTTGGAGCGCATCAGGCAGCATCTGGACGCTGCCGACGAGGACGGCGGCATGACCAGCATCACCGCCACCGTCAGGGTCAACGGGGTGGAGACCGAGATCAGCGGGTCCGGCAACGGTCCGCTGGCCGCGTTCGTTCATGCGCTGGGCGGCGTCGGGTTCGACGTGGCGGTGCTGGATTACTACGAGCACGCGATGAGCGCCGGTGACGATGCTCAGGCCGCAGCCTATGTGGAGGCTTCCGTGACGATCGCGAGCGCGGCGCAGCCGGGCGAAGCGGGTCGGCACGCATCAGGCCCCGTGACGATCGCGAGCGCGGCGCAGCCGGGCGAAGCGGGTCGGCACGCATCAGGCCCCGTGACGATCGCGAGCGCGGCGCAGCCGGGCGAAGCGGGTCGGCACGCCGACAGACCGAACCGCACGGTGTGGGGCGTGGGCATTGCGCCGTCGATCACCACCGCGTCGCTGCGTGCCGTGGTGTCGGCGGTCAACCGGGCAGCACGCTAG
- a CDS encoding aspartate-semialdehyde dehydrogenase has product MVAIGVVGATGQVGQVMRTLLDVRDFPATTVRFFASARSQGRKLAFRGQEIEVEDAETADPTGLDIALFSAGSAMSKVQAPRFAAAGVTVIDNSSAWRRDPDVPLVVSEVNFARDATNRPKGIIANPNCTTMVAMPVLKVLHDEAQLVRLVVSSYQAVSGSGLAGVAELAAQVRAVVDDAERLVHHGGAVAFPAPEKYVAPIAFNVVPLAGSLVDDGSGETDEDQKLRFESRKILGIPDLRVSGTCVRVPVFTGHCLSINAEFTRPLSPERARELLVGAPGVKLVDVPTPLAAAGVDESLVGRIRQDPGVPNGCGLALFVSGDNLRKGAALNTIQIAELLAAEL; this is encoded by the coding sequence ATGGTCGCGATAGGAGTTGTCGGGGCCACCGGTCAGGTGGGCCAGGTGATGCGCACCCTGCTCGACGTGCGCGATTTCCCCGCGACCACGGTGCGGTTCTTCGCTTCGGCCCGATCGCAGGGCCGCAAGCTGGCCTTCCGCGGCCAGGAGATCGAAGTGGAAGACGCCGAAACGGCCGACCCGACCGGCCTGGACATCGCGTTGTTCTCCGCCGGGTCGGCGATGTCGAAGGTGCAGGCGCCGCGGTTTGCCGCGGCCGGGGTCACGGTGATCGACAACTCGTCGGCGTGGCGCAGGGATCCCGACGTGCCGTTGGTGGTGTCCGAGGTGAACTTCGCGCGGGATGCGACCAACCGGCCCAAGGGCATCATCGCCAACCCGAACTGCACCACCATGGTCGCGATGCCGGTGCTCAAGGTGCTGCACGACGAAGCCCAGCTGGTGCGGCTGGTGGTCTCGTCGTATCAGGCGGTGTCCGGCAGCGGCCTGGCCGGGGTGGCCGAACTGGCCGCGCAGGTGCGTGCGGTGGTCGACGACGCCGAGCGGTTGGTGCACCACGGCGGCGCCGTGGCCTTCCCAGCGCCGGAGAAATACGTCGCGCCGATCGCGTTCAACGTGGTGCCGCTGGCCGGATCCTTGGTGGACGACGGGTCCGGCGAGACCGACGAGGATCAGAAGCTGCGCTTCGAGAGCCGCAAAATTCTCGGCATCCCCGACCTGCGGGTCAGCGGCACCTGCGTGCGGGTTCCGGTGTTCACCGGGCACTGCCTGTCGATCAACGCCGAGTTCACCCGCCCGCTCTCGCCGGAGCGGGCCCGGGAGCTGCTTGTCGGGGCCCCGGGCGTCAAGCTGGTCGACGTGCCCACGCCGCTGGCCGCGGCCGGTGTCGACGAATCTCTGGTCGGCCGCATCCGACAAGATCCGGGGGTGCCGAACGGGTGTGGCCTGGCGCTGTTCGTCTCGGGGGACAACCTGCGCAAGGGGGCGGCGCTGAACACCATCCAGATTGCCGAGTTGCTGGCCGCCGAATTGTGA
- a CDS encoding aspartate kinase, whose protein sequence is MALVVQKYGGSSVADANRIRRVAERIVETKRQGNEVVVVVSAMGDTTDDLLDLAQQVCPAPPPRELDMLLTAGERISNALVAMAIESLGAHARSFTGSQAGVITTGTHGNAKIIDVTPGRLQAALAEGRVVLVAGFQGVSQDSKDVTTLGRGGSDTTAVALAAALGADVCEIYTDVDGIFSADPRIVHNARKLDTVTFEEMLEMAACGAKVLMLRCVEYARRYNIPVHVRSSYSDKPGTVVTGSIKDIPMEDPILTGVAHDRSEAKVTIVGLPDIPGYAAKVFRAVADADVNIDMVLQNVSKVEDGKTDITFTCSRDVGPVAVAKLDSLKDEIGFTQLLYDDQIGKVSLIGAGMRSHPGVTATFCEALAAVGVNIELISTSEIRISVLCRDTELDKAVVALHEAFGLGGDEEATVYAGTGR, encoded by the coding sequence GTGGCGCTCGTCGTGCAGAAGTACGGCGGATCCTCGGTGGCCGACGCCAACCGGATTCGCCGCGTCGCTGAGCGCATCGTGGAGACCAAACGGCAGGGAAATGAGGTGGTGGTCGTAGTTTCTGCGATGGGTGACACCACCGACGACCTACTGGACCTGGCCCAGCAGGTATGCCCGGCTCCGCCGCCCCGCGAACTCGACATGCTACTGACCGCCGGTGAACGCATCTCCAACGCGTTGGTGGCCATGGCCATCGAGTCCCTGGGCGCGCACGCCCGGTCGTTCACCGGGTCGCAGGCCGGCGTGATCACCACCGGCACCCACGGCAACGCCAAGATCATCGACGTCACGCCGGGCCGGCTGCAAGCCGCCCTCGCCGAGGGCCGCGTCGTCTTGGTGGCCGGCTTTCAGGGCGTCAGCCAGGACAGCAAGGACGTCACCACGCTGGGCCGCGGCGGCTCGGACACCACGGCGGTCGCGCTGGCCGCCGCTCTGGGCGCCGACGTCTGTGAGATCTACACCGATGTGGACGGGATCTTCAGCGCGGATCCGCGGATTGTGCACAACGCCCGCAAGCTGGACACGGTGACCTTCGAGGAGATGCTCGAGATGGCGGCCTGCGGGGCCAAGGTGCTCATGCTGCGCTGCGTGGAATATGCCCGCCGCTACAACATTCCGGTGCATGTCCGGTCCTCGTACTCGGACAAACCGGGCACCGTCGTTACCGGATCGATCAAGGACATACCCATGGAAGACCCCATCCTGACCGGAGTCGCGCACGACCGCAGCGAGGCCAAGGTGACCATCGTTGGGCTGCCCGACATCCCGGGGTATGCGGCCAAGGTGTTCCGGGCGGTGGCCGACGCCGACGTGAACATCGACATGGTGCTGCAGAACGTCTCCAAGGTCGAGGACGGCAAGACCGACATCACCTTCACCTGCTCCCGCGACGTCGGGCCCGTCGCGGTGGCCAAGCTGGATTCACTCAAGGACGAAATCGGGTTCACCCAGCTGCTCTACGACGACCAGATCGGCAAGGTGTCGTTAATCGGGGCGGGCATGCGCAGTCACCCCGGGGTGACGGCGACCTTCTGTGAGGCGTTGGCAGCGGTCGGGGTCAACATCGAGCTGATCTCCACCTCCGAGATCCGGATCTCGGTGCTGTGCCGCGACACCGAACTGGACAAGGCCGTGGTCGCGTTGCACGAGGCGTTCGGGCTCGGCGGCGACGAGGAGGCGACGGTCTATGCGGGGACGGGCAGGTAA
- a CDS encoding HNH endonuclease signature motif containing protein: MVGRGSAPEVIARFDELVERRYPSATAESAAMVDRICSASRAENRAAAAQLAAIGDLFGYRLARCSENEDWAIDTMEAVAAELAAALRISQGLAGSRLRYARAMRERLPRVAEVFKAGDIDYRMFQTIVYRTDLITDREVLAAVDAELAAKVPRWPSLSRGRLAGQVDKIVARADADAVRRRQEHQADREIWITDCVDGVCEIHGSLLTPDAHALDKRLTALAATVCAHDPRSRQQRRADALGALAAGADRLGCRCGRPDCAAGGRPAPPPVVIHVIADQASLDGSGSTPGSLVAADGLIAPELVAELAKSAKLVPLVHPADAPPEPGYAPSQALADFVRCRDLTCRWPGCDRPAVDCDLDHTIPYADGGPTHAANLKCYCRTHHLVKTFWGWRDKQLPDGTLILTSPAGHTYVTTPGSALLFPSLCRATGGLPAPEADPPLDYCGERTAMMPKRRRTRAQDRAQRIATERRHNHRARTTPATQDPSHTGPGPPQPDNEPPPF; this comes from the coding sequence ATGGTTGGTCGTGGGTCTGCGCCGGAGGTGATCGCCCGCTTCGATGAGCTCGTTGAGCGGCGTTACCCGTCGGCCACCGCGGAGTCCGCGGCGATGGTGGATCGGATCTGCTCGGCGTCGCGGGCGGAGAACCGGGCCGCGGCCGCGCAGCTGGCCGCGATTGGCGACTTGTTCGGCTACCGGTTGGCGCGCTGCTCGGAGAACGAGGACTGGGCGATCGACACGATGGAGGCGGTGGCCGCCGAGCTGGCCGCTGCGTTGCGGATCAGTCAGGGGCTGGCGGGTAGCCGGCTGCGCTACGCGCGGGCGATGCGGGAGCGGCTGCCGCGGGTGGCTGAAGTGTTCAAGGCCGGCGATATCGACTATCGGATGTTTCAGACGATCGTGTATCGCACCGACCTGATCACCGACCGCGAGGTGCTAGCGGCGGTGGACGCCGAGCTGGCCGCCAAGGTGCCGCGGTGGCCGTCGCTGAGCCGGGGTCGGCTGGCCGGGCAGGTCGACAAGATCGTGGCCCGCGCCGACGCCGATGCGGTGCGGCGGCGCCAGGAGCACCAGGCCGATCGGGAGATCTGGATCACGGATTGCGTCGACGGTGTCTGCGAGATCCACGGCAGCCTGTTGACCCCGGACGCGCACGCCCTGGACAAGCGGTTGACCGCGCTGGCGGCCACCGTGTGTGCGCACGATCCGCGCAGCCGCCAGCAGCGCCGCGCCGATGCGCTGGGCGCGTTGGCCGCGGGGGCCGATCGGCTGGGCTGTCGCTGCGGGCGGCCCGACTGCGCGGCCGGGGGCCGGCCGGCGCCACCACCGGTCGTTATTCATGTGATCGCCGACCAAGCCAGCCTCGACGGCAGCGGGTCGACGCCGGGCTCCCTGGTGGCAGCCGACGGGCTCATCGCACCCGAACTCGTTGCCGAACTGGCCAAGTCGGCAAAGCTGGTGCCGCTGGTCCACCCGGCCGACGCCCCACCCGAGCCGGGATACGCGCCGTCGCAGGCGCTGGCCGATTTCGTGCGCTGCCGGGATCTGACCTGCCGCTGGCCCGGCTGTGACCGGCCCGCGGTCGATTGCGACCTCGACCATACGATCCCCTACGCCGACGGCGGGCCCACCCATGCGGCCAACCTCAAATGTTATTGCCGTACCCATCATTTGGTGAAAACGTTTTGGGGCTGGCGGGACAAGCAACTGCCCGACGGCACCCTGATCCTGACCTCACCGGCCGGGCACACCTACGTCACCACCCCGGGCAGTGCCCTGCTTTTTCCCAGCCTGTGCCGCGCCACCGGCGGTCTCCCGGCACCCGAAGCCGACCCACCGTTGGACTACTGCGGCGAGCGCACCGCGATGATGCCCAAACGGCGGCGCACCCGCGCGCAAGACCGGGCCCAGCGCATCGCCACCGAACGCCGACACAACCACCGCGCCCGCACCACCCCAGCAACCCAAGACCCCAGCCACACCGGACCCGGCCCACCCCAACCCGACAACGAACCCCCGCCGTTCTGA
- a CDS encoding sensor domain-containing protein, producing MRFAASVVTLTAGAALAVPVAAATPSEPGVVSYAVLGRGSVGNIVGGPMGWESVFTEPVQGFWVDLPACNNWADIGLPEVYNDPDLASFNGATTRTSATDQTHYVKQAVGVFATNDAAGRAFHRVVDRTVGCSGQTTPMHLDNGTTQVWSFAGGPATGADAAWIKQEAGTDRRCFNQTRLRENVLLQAKVCQSGNAGPAVNVLAGAMQNALGQ from the coding sequence ATGCGGTTCGCCGCCTCGGTCGTGACGCTGACCGCCGGCGCCGCGCTGGCCGTCCCCGTCGCGGCGGCCACCCCGTCGGAGCCCGGCGTCGTCTCCTACGCGGTGCTGGGCCGGGGGTCGGTGGGCAACATCGTCGGCGGGCCGATGGGCTGGGAGTCGGTGTTCACCGAGCCGGTCCAGGGGTTCTGGGTCGATCTGCCGGCATGCAACAACTGGGCCGACATCGGGTTGCCCGAGGTGTACAACGACCCAGACCTGGCGTCGTTCAACGGCGCCACCACGCGGACGTCGGCCACCGACCAGACCCACTACGTCAAGCAGGCGGTCGGGGTATTCGCCACCAACGACGCCGCCGGCCGGGCATTCCACCGCGTCGTGGACCGGACCGTGGGCTGTTCGGGACAGACCACACCGATGCACCTGGACAACGGGACGACCCAGGTGTGGTCGTTCGCCGGTGGCCCCGCCACCGGCGCCGACGCGGCATGGATCAAGCAGGAAGCGGGCACCGACCGGCGCTGCTTCAACCAGACCCGGCTGCGGGAAAACGTGTTGCTGCAGGCAAAGGTCTGCCAATCGGGCAACGCCGGCCCGGCGGTCAACGTGCTGGCCGGCGCCATGCAGAACGCGCTGGGCCAGTAG
- a CDS encoding catalase, with protein MTERYTTTDAGGPAPSDDQSLTVGPDGPILLQDHYLIEQMAMFNRERIPERQPHAKGGGAFGHFEVTGDVSRYTRAAVFQPGATTETLIRFSTVAGERGSPDTWRDPRGFAVKFYTSEGNFDMVGNNTPIFFIRDPLKFQHFIRSQKRMAASNLRDHNMQWDFWTLSPESAHQVTWLMGDRGIPRSWRHMNGYGSHTYSWINAAGEIFWVKYHFITDQGIEFLNQRDADRLAGEDGDYHQRDLYRAIERGEYPSWTLKMQIMPFEQAKAYRFNPFDLTKVWPHADFPLVEVGRLTLDRNVTDYHTEIEQAAFEPNSLVPGTGLSPDKMLLARGFSYADAHRARLGTNYKQIPVNSPKVQVHSYSKDGAMRIANVSDPVYAPNSYGGPHADPARAAEVRWYADGDMVRAAYTLRAEDDDWGQAGTLVREVLDDDARDRLVHNIIGHVCKGVREPVLSRVFQYWRNVDPDLGKAVEAGVRANLS; from the coding sequence ATGACGGAGCGCTACACCACCACCGACGCCGGCGGCCCGGCGCCCAGTGACGATCAGTCGTTGACGGTGGGCCCCGATGGCCCGATCCTGCTGCAGGATCACTACCTCATCGAGCAGATGGCGATGTTCAATCGGGAGCGCATCCCGGAACGCCAGCCGCATGCCAAGGGTGGCGGCGCGTTCGGCCATTTCGAGGTGACGGGCGACGTCAGTCGCTACACCAGGGCCGCGGTGTTTCAGCCGGGCGCTACGACCGAGACGCTGATCCGGTTCTCCACCGTCGCCGGCGAGCGGGGCAGTCCGGACACGTGGCGGGATCCGCGCGGTTTCGCGGTGAAGTTTTACACGTCGGAGGGCAACTTCGACATGGTGGGCAACAACACGCCGATCTTTTTTATCCGTGACCCGTTGAAGTTTCAGCATTTCATCCGTTCGCAAAAGCGAATGGCGGCAAGCAACTTGCGTGATCACAACATGCAGTGGGATTTTTGGACGCTCTCGCCGGAGTCGGCGCATCAGGTGACCTGGTTGATGGGTGATCGGGGCATCCCCAGAAGCTGGCGGCACATGAACGGCTACGGCAGCCACACCTACAGCTGGATCAACGCCGCCGGTGAGATCTTCTGGGTGAAATACCATTTCATCACCGATCAGGGCATCGAGTTCCTCAACCAACGGGACGCCGACCGGCTGGCCGGCGAGGATGGCGACTACCACCAGCGGGATCTCTACCGGGCGATCGAGCGTGGCGAGTATCCGAGTTGGACGCTGAAGATGCAGATCATGCCGTTCGAGCAGGCCAAGGCGTATCGGTTCAACCCGTTCGACCTGACCAAGGTGTGGCCGCACGCCGACTTCCCGTTGGTCGAGGTGGGCAGGTTGACGCTGGACCGCAACGTCACCGATTACCACACCGAAATCGAGCAGGCGGCCTTCGAGCCCAACAGCCTCGTGCCGGGCACCGGGTTGAGCCCGGACAAGATGTTGCTGGCGCGCGGTTTCTCCTACGCCGACGCGCACCGGGCGCGGTTGGGCACCAATTACAAGCAGATCCCGGTCAATTCACCGAAGGTCCAGGTGCACAGCTACTCCAAAGACGGGGCGATGCGGATCGCCAACGTGTCGGATCCGGTGTATGCGCCCAACTCCTACGGGGGTCCGCATGCCGATCCGGCACGCGCCGCCGAGGTGCGCTGGTATGCCGACGGTGACATGGTCCGGGCCGCCTACACGCTGCGCGCCGAGGACGACGATTGGGGTCAGGCCGGCACCTTGGTGCGCGAGGTTCTCGACGATGATGCTCGGGACCGTTTGGTGCACAACATCATTGGTCATGTCTGCAAGGGTGTGCGGGAGCCGGTGCTGTCGCGGGTGTTCCAGTATTGGCGCAACGTCGACCCCGATCTGGGCAAGGCGGTCGAAGCGGGCGTTCGGGCCAACCTGAGTTAG
- a CDS encoding DUF4185 domain-containing protein yields MSSTRVAQGALFVVLFLVAPQCVWYARADPPAPVPQPILPPLAPGQVLRIGPTAGTGTPTGDYGIGATDLCEFVEFPSQLLQVCGDSFAGQGVGFGGWYAPVALHVDTESVDDPAGVRYTGVTGVGKPLLADPTPPGDSQLPAGVVQINRRNYVMVTTAKELEPLNSRLVKAEPARGGWPTVAGSRRDASYQDGRQTQISGYYDPVPTPDSPTGWVYIVADSFTRRQSAVLYRVPPEGFTDRSRWQGWAAGPGGGWNKPPTPLWPDQVGEMSIRQIDGQTVLSYFNASTGDMEVRVARHPTLLGAAPVTTVVRHDEWPEPAESLPPPYDNRLAQPYGGYISPGSTIDEVRIFVSQWNTRARQSAPYRVIQFAVNPFKPDSED; encoded by the coding sequence GTGAGTTCCACCCGGGTCGCGCAGGGCGCGCTGTTCGTCGTGTTGTTTTTGGTTGCCCCGCAGTGTGTTTGGTATGCACGCGCCGATCCGCCGGCACCGGTGCCGCAGCCGATCCTGCCGCCGCTGGCACCGGGTCAGGTCCTGCGGATCGGTCCGACGGCCGGCACCGGAACTCCCACCGGGGACTACGGCATCGGCGCCACCGACCTGTGCGAGTTCGTGGAATTTCCCAGCCAGCTGCTGCAGGTGTGCGGCGACAGCTTCGCCGGCCAGGGCGTCGGGTTCGGTGGTTGGTACGCGCCGGTGGCGCTGCACGTCGACACCGAGTCGGTGGACGATCCGGCCGGGGTGCGTTACACGGGTGTCACCGGCGTCGGCAAGCCGCTGCTGGCCGACCCCACGCCACCCGGGGATTCACAGCTGCCCGCCGGGGTGGTGCAGATCAACCGTCGCAACTATGTGATGGTGACCACCGCCAAGGAGCTGGAGCCACTGAACTCCCGGCTCGTCAAGGCCGAGCCGGCACGCGGCGGCTGGCCGACGGTGGCGGGGTCGCGGCGCGACGCCTCCTACCAGGACGGGCGGCAGACCCAGATCAGCGGGTATTACGACCCGGTTCCCACACCCGATTCACCGACCGGGTGGGTGTACATCGTGGCCGACAGCTTCACCCGCAGGCAGTCGGCGGTGCTCTACCGGGTTCCCCCGGAAGGGTTCACCGACCGGTCGCGCTGGCAGGGCTGGGCGGCCGGGCCCGGCGGCGGGTGGAACAAGCCGCCGACACCGCTCTGGCCCGACCAGGTCGGCGAGATGAGCATCCGTCAGATCGACGGCCAGACCGTGTTGTCATATTTCAACGCCAGCACGGGGGACATGGAGGTTCGGGTGGCCCGCCACCCAACACTGCTGGGTGCGGCGCCGGTGACCACGGTGGTGCGCCACGACGAGTGGCCCGAACCGGCGGAAAGCCTGCCGCCCCCGTACGACAACCGACTCGCACAACCGTATGGCGGCTACATCTCGCCCGGATCCACCATTGATGAGGTACGGATCTTCGTCAGCCAGTGGAATACCCGCGCCCGGCAGAGCGCGCCGTACCGGGTGATTCAGTTCGCGGTCAACCCGTTCAAGCCGGACTCCGAGGACTAG
- a CDS encoding DEDDh family exonuclease, producing MSHTWGRPASHPDGGWAVIDVETTGFRPGQARIISLAVLGLDAGGRVERSVVSLLNPGVDPGPTHIHGLTTAMLEDQPQFSDIVGDLVEVLCGRTLVAHNVAFDYSFLAAEAEMAQAELPVDSVMCTVELARRLGLGIDNLRLETLAAHWGVPQERPHDAFDDALVLTGVLTAALQRARERDVWLPVRPVTRRRWPNGRVTHDELRPLKALASRMPCPYLNPGRYVPGRPLVQGMRVALAAEVGRTHEELLERILHAGLAYSDHVDPETSLVVCNETAPGQGKGYHALRVGVPVVSDAMFMDCVGSVVGGTSVQPFTDVVEEQFALF from the coding sequence GTGAGCCACACCTGGGGACGACCGGCCAGCCACCCGGACGGGGGATGGGCCGTGATCGACGTCGAGACCACCGGCTTTCGGCCCGGTCAGGCCCGGATCATCAGCCTTGCCGTGCTGGGCCTGGACGCCGGCGGCCGCGTCGAGCGATCAGTGGTCAGCCTGCTCAACCCGGGGGTGGACCCGGGTCCCACCCATATCCACGGACTGACGACCGCGATGCTGGAGGACCAGCCGCAATTCTCGGACATCGTCGGTGACCTGGTCGAGGTGCTGTGCGGCCGCACGCTGGTCGCCCACAACGTCGCGTTCGACTATTCGTTTCTTGCCGCCGAGGCGGAGATGGCCCAGGCGGAGCTTCCCGTCGACTCCGTCATGTGCACGGTCGAGTTGGCTCGGCGGTTAGGGCTCGGCATCGACAATCTGCGGTTGGAGACCCTTGCCGCGCACTGGGGTGTGCCCCAGGAGCGGCCGCACGACGCGTTCGACGACGCGCTGGTGTTGACCGGGGTGCTGACGGCGGCGCTGCAGCGGGCTCGCGAACGTGACGTCTGGTTGCCGGTACGTCCGGTGACCCGGCGCCGCTGGCCCAACGGCCGGGTGACCCACGACGAACTGCGGCCGCTGAAGGCGCTGGCGTCCCGGATGCCCTGCCCGTATCTCAACCCCGGGCGTTACGTGCCGGGCAGACCGCTGGTACAGGGCATGCGGGTGGCGCTGGCGGCCGAGGTGGGACGCACCCACGAGGAGCTCCTCGAACGAATCCTGCATGCCGGGCTGGCCTACAGCGACCACGTCGACCCGGAGACCTCGCTGGTGGTCTGCAACGAAACCGCTCCCGGGCAGGGCAAGGGCTACCACGCGCTGCGGGTGGGGGTTCCGGTGGTTTCCGACGCGATGTTCATGGACTGTGTCGGATCCGTCGTCGGCGGCACCAGCGTGCAGCCATTCACCGACGTGGTGGAAGAGCAGTTCGCCTTGTTCTGA